The stretch of DNA ACCTGACGATCACCTTCGACGCCGGCTTCCGCGACACCGACCTCGCGGCGGCAGCCCTGGCCCGCGGCGTGAAGGTCCAGCCCCTGTCCTGGCACAGCCAACGGCCGCACCGCCCCGGCCTGGTACTCGGCTACGCCGCTCCCACCGCCACCGACATCGCCGAGGGCATGGCCACCCTCGGCAAGACCTTGCGGCACCTGTCCTGACGTACCGCCGGAACGAAACTGCTACGACGGTGGAGGGTCTCGCCGCCGATGAGTTTCCCGCTCCGTGCCGGTCTATACGCGTGAGACCTCCTCACGGAAGGCTGGCGCCATGCGGAAATTGATCTTCGGCATGAACCTGACCCTGGACGGCTACATCGCCGCGCCCGGCGACGACATCGGCTGGAGCGTGCCGAGCGACGAGCTGTTCCAGTTCTGGTCCGACCAGTTGCAGGCGACCGACCTGTCGCTCTACGGGCGCAAGCTGTGGCAGACGATGAGCTCCTACTGGCCGACCGGCGACCAACAGCCCAACGCCACCCCGGCGGAGATCGAGTTCGCGCACCGCTGGCGGGACATGTCGAAGGTGGTGTTCTCCTCGACGATCGACAAGGTCGACTGGAACACCCGCCTGGTCACCGGCGACGCGGCCGCCGAGATCACCCGGCTCAAGGCCGAGGACGGCGGCCCGATGGACATCGGCGGCGCGACGCTCGCCGGGGCGGCCATGCGGGCCGGGCTGATCGACGAGTACGTGCTGGCCACCGCGCCGGTCCTGGTGGGCGGCGGCACGCCGTTCTTCACCGCGCTGGACAGCTGGGTGAACCTGAACCTGGTGGAGACGCGGACGTTTCCCTGCGGCGTGATCCTGACCAGGTACGAGACGAGGCGCTGAGCGCCGTCCGGGAGTCACGGACCCGGAACCGCTACGTCTGCGCCATGTCCACGAAGCGCGAATAGTGCCCCTGGAAGGCGACCGTGATCGTCGCCGTCGGGCCGTTACGGTGCTTGCCCACGATGATGTCCGCCTCCCCCGCGCGCGGTGACTCCTTCTCGTACGCGTCCTCGCGGTGCAGCAGGATCACCATGTCCGCGTCCTGCTCGATCGAGCCGGATTCACGCAGGTCGGAGACCTGGGGCTTCTTGTCCGTGCGCTGCTCGGGGCCACGGTTGAGCTGCGAGAGCGCGATGACCGGGACCTCGAGCTCCTTGGCGAGCAGCTTCAGGTTTCGCGACATGTCCGAGACCTCTTGCTGGCGGCTCTCGGCGCGCTTGGAACCACCGGACTGCATCAGCTGCAGATAGTCGATGATCACCATCTTGATGTCGCTGCGCTGCTTGAGGCGGCGGCACTTGGCGCGGATCTCCATCATCGACAGGTTCGGGGAGTCGTCGATGTAGAGCGGGGCCGCCGAGACCTCGGGCATCCGGCGCGCGAGCCGCGTCCAGTCCTCGTCCGTCATCGTGCCGGAGCGCATGTGGTGCAGCGCCACCCGCGCCTCCGCGGACAGCAGACGCATCGCGATCTCGTTGCGTCCCATTTCCAGGGAGAAGATGACGCTGGGCAGGTTGTGCTTGATGGACGCGGCGCGCGCGAAGTCGAGCGCCAGCGTGGACTTACCCATGGCGGGACGGGCCGCGATGACGATCATCTGGCCAGGATGCAGACCGTTCGTCAGCGAGTCGAAATCGGTGAAGCCCGTCGGCACACCGGTCATCTCACCGCTGCGCGAACCGATCGCCTCGATCTCGTCGAGCGCGCCCTCCATGATGTCGCCGAGCGGCAGATAGTCCTCGCTGGTTCGCTGCTCGGTGACCGCGTAGATCTCTGCCTGGGCGCTGTTGACGATCTCGTCGACGTCGCCGTCGGCCGCGTATCCCATCTGGGTGATGCGCGTGCCCGCCTCGACGAGGCGGCGCAGGACCGCACGCTCGTGAACGATCTCCGCGTAGTACTCGGCGTTCGCCGCCGTCGGCACCGTCTGCACCAGCGTGTGCAGATACGATGCGCCGCCGACCTTGGTGATCTCACCGCGCTTGGTGAGCTCGGCCGCCGCCGTGATCGGGTCGGCCGGCTCGCCCTTGGCGTACAGGTCGAGGATCGCCGTGTAGATCGTCTCGTGCGCGGGCCGGTAGAAATCGTGGCCCTTGAGCACCTCGACGACATCGGCGATGGCGTCCTTGGAGAGCAGCATGCCACCGAGCACGGACTGCTCGGCATCGAGATCCTGCGGCGGTACGCGTTCGAAGGCGGTGCCTCCGCCGTCCCAGCCGCCGCCTTCACGACCGCGGTCGTGCTGCTCGTCGCGGCCTCGGCCTCCGTCGCGGCGCTGTCGGGAGGCGGGCAGACGGTCACCGGGACCGCTGTCGGCCCAGGGGTCGTCCAAGGGCTCGGAAATACTCACCGGGCCACCTCCCTCATGTCCGCCGCGCGGACCTAGCCGTGCCCCTCTTTCTTACGGCACGACACTGACAAATAAGCGGCCCAACTCCGGTTCTGACGCGTCGGATTTACGGGCTTTCCGAGGCAGGATCACGAGGGGGGCGCCGCCCTACGGTAGGCCCGTGGCCACCGTCAGCCAATCTGGTTATCCACAGGCGGTGTGGATGACGGGCGCGTTGCTGTGGAGAACCCCGCCAAACCTGTGCACGGCTCGGTGGACAGCCCTGTGAACAAGCACTCAGCCTTCTCTATAAACACGCCCTGACCTGCACGTTTCGCATCCACCGGCTGTGCAGAAGAAAAACTTCCCCAGTCGGACCAAGATCCTGCCGAACAGCGTCCCGAAGAGTGTCCGACTCGAGACCAGGTAAGGGTCTTAATGGCATTGCATCTCTTACCTGTGGAAGATTAGATTGGTGTCCATGACGCAGGCTCCCGCGGCGACCAAGGCCGCTCGGCGACAGCATGACCGAGAGATCATCGCCCTCGCCGTTCCCGCCTTCGGCGCACTCGTCGCCGAGCCTCTCTTCGTGATGGCCGACAGCGCCATCGTGGGCCATCTCGGCACCGCACAACTGGCCGGACTCGGCGTCGCCTCGGCGCTCCTCACCACCGCCGTGAGCGTCTTCGTCTTCCTCGCCTACGCGACCACGGCCGCCGTAGCCCGCCGGGTGGGCGCCGGTGATCTGCAGGCCGCCATCCGCCAGGGCATGGACGGCGTCTGGCTCGCCCTCCTGCTCGGCGCCGCCGTCATCGCCGTCGTCCTTCCCACCGCGCCCGCGCTCGTGGAGCTCTTCGGAGCATCGGACACCGCGGCACCGTACGCGATCACGTACCTCCGTATCTCCTCGCTCGGCATCCCCGCCATGCTCGTCGTGCTCGCCTCCACCGGTGTCCTGCGCGGACTGCAGGACACGAAGACCCCGCTGTACGTGGCGATCGGCGGCTTCGTCGCCAACGGCGTCCTCAACGTGGTCCTCGTCTACGGAGCCGGCCTGGGCATCGCCGGCTCCGCCTGGGGCACCGTCATCGCCCAGTGCGCGATGGCCGCCGTCTACCTCTTCGTCGTCGTCCGCGGAGCCAGACGCCACGGCGCCTCCCTGCGCCCCGACGCCGCCGGCATCAGAGCCTGCGCCCAAGCGGGCGCACCACTCCTCGTCCGTACGCTCTCACTGCGGGCGATTCTGATGATCGCGACCGCGGTGGCGGCCCGCCTCGGCGACGCCGATGTGGCCGCCCACCAGATCATCCTGTCCCTGTGGAGCCTGCTGGCCTTCGCACTCGACGCCATCGCCATCGCCGGCCAGGCGATCATCGGCCGCTACCTGGGCGCGAACGATCCCCAGGGCGCGCGCGACGTCTGCCGCCGCATGGTGCAGTGGGGCATCGCATCGGGGGTCGTGCTCGGCGGGCTTGTCGTCCTCGCCCGGCCGCTGTTCATCCCGCTCTTCTCCAGCGACTCCGTCGTCCAGGACGCGGCCCTGCCCGCACTTGTGGTGGTGGCCATCTCCCAGCCGATCTGCGGCATCGTCTACGTCCTTGACGGCGTCCTGATGGGCGCGGGAGACGGCCCGTATCTGGCCTGGGCGATGCTGGCCACACTGGCGGTCTTCGCTCCGGCGGCGCTCCTCGTGCCGACCTTCGGCGGCGGACTGACCGCCGTCTGGGCAGCGATGACCCTGATGATGGCGGTCCGCATGGTGACCCTCTGGCTGCGCACACGCTCCGGCCACTGGATCGTCACCGGCGCCACCCGCTGAGCCTGACCCGCTGTTTCACGGCGGCTGTTTCACGTGAAACACGTTGGGCCGCACCCTGAGGGTGCGGCCCAACGGTTGCTTCAGCTCTGCCAAGCGCAGTGCTTAGGCGGAGACGACCTCGATGTTGACCTGAGCGGCAACCTCGGGGTGCAGACGCACGGACGTCACGTGGGCGCCCAGCGTCTTGATCGGCGAGCCCAGCTCGACACGGCGCTTGTCGATCTTCGGACCACCGGCAGCCTCGATCGCCGAAGCGACGTCAGCCGGGGTGACGGAACCGAAGAGACGACCGGCGTCGCCGGAGCGGACGGCCAGACGGACCTTGACGCCCTCGAGCTTGGCCTTGACCTCGTTGGCCTGCTCGATGGTCGCGATCTCGTGGATCTTGCGAGCACGACGGATCTGCTCGACGTCCTTTTCGCCACCCTTGGTCCAGCGGATCGCAAAGTTCCGCGGGATCAGGTAGTTGCGGGCGTAGCCGTCCTTGACGTCTACGACCTCGCCGGCGGCACCGAGGCCGGAGACCTCGTGGGTGAGGATGATCTTCATTAGTCAGTCACCCTTCCCTTATCGCGCGGTGGACGTGTAGGGCAGCAGCGCCATCTCACGGCTGTTCTTCACGGCCGTGGCGACGTCACGCTGGTGCTGCGTGCAGTTGCCGGTCACGCGGCGGGCACGGATCTTGCCGCGGTCGGAAATGAACTTCCGCAGCATGTTCGTGTCCTTGTAGTCCACGTACGTGACCTTGTCCTTGCAGAATGCGCAGACCTTCTTCTTAGGCTTGCGCACAGGCGGCTTCGCCATGGTGTTTCTCCTGTGTGATCAAGAAGTGTGGGAACGGCCCACCCTTGGCCCTGAGGCCTAGAAGGGGGGCTCGTCCGAGTAGCCGCCGCCAGAGGAGCCGCCGGAGCCGCCGGAGCTTCCGCCCCAGCCACCGCCGCCGCCCTGCTGGCCGCCGCCGGCCGGCGCACCGGTCGCCCAGGGGTCGTCGGCGGGAGCACCGCCGCCGCCCTGCTGCTGACCGCCACCGGAGCCGCCGCCCCAGTTGCCGCCGCCCTGCTGGCCGCCGCCACCGCCGCCGCCGAATCCGCCGCCCTGGCCGCCTCGGCCGGTGGTCTTGGTGACCTTGGCCGTGGCGTTCTTCAAGCTGGCGCCGACTTCCTCGACGTCCAGCTCGTAGACCGTGCGCTTGATGCCCTCACGGTCCTCGTAGGACCGCTGCTTCAACCGGCCCTGCACGACGACGCGCATGCCTCGCTGAAGCGACTCCGCGACGTTCTCCGCCGCCTGACGCCAGACCGAGCAGGTGAGGAAGAGGCTCTCGCCGTCCTTCCACTCATTGGTCTGGCGGTCGAAGGTGCGGGGAGTGGACGCGACACGGAACTTCGCGACCGCCGCACCGGACGGGGTGAAGCGCAGCTCGGGGTCGTCGACAAGATTGCCGACGACCGTGATGACGGTCTCGCCTGCCATGGGGGAACCTCTCGGCGGGTTTGCTGCTGGCTGCTTTTGCTGCTGCTACTCGGATCCCGAGTACCGCTGAGCTACGAAGCTCAGTGGGTCTCGGGACGGAGGACCTTGGTCCGGAGGACCGACTCGTTCAGGTTCATCTGGCGGTCGAGCTCCTTGACGACCGCAGGCTCGGCCTGGAGGTCGATGACCGAGTAGATGCCCTCGGGCTTCTTCTTGATCTCGTACGAGAGACGACGACGGCCCCAGGTGTCGACCTTCTCAACCTTTCCGTTGCCCTCACGGACGACGGAGAGGAAGTTCTCGATCAACGGGGAGACAGCGCGCTCCTCGAGATCGGGGTCGAGGATGACCATCACTTCGTAGTGACGCATGTGGAACCCACCTCCTTTGGACTCAGCGGCCACGGTCGTTCCGTGGCAGGAGGGTCGTGATGCGTACGCAACGGTATCGGCAGCCACTGACAATCGGGCTCCCCGATCAGTAGACCGATCGGGAGTCCCTGCCATGGCCTGGGCAGACACCGGTGCAGACGGTACAGAGTACCCGCACCTGGGCTTCCGGTTGAAATCCGGCCGCGGAAGGGCAGAATCTGTACACATCGGGTGTGTATGGCGCTACAGTGCGCCGCCTTCCGCAGGAGGTGCCTTATGGCACAGACATTGCGACCGAACAGCGCCGGCTCTCTCTTCGCCACGGACGGCAAGGCCCATCCCCTGCAGGACACGCTGCTCGGCGTGACCCTGATCCTGGGTGCGATCGCCTTCGTCTCGGCGATGTTCCACAACCTCCACCTGCTCAGCTCATGGGCCGGCCTGGTGGGGATCGCCACGGGTGCGTGGGGACAGTTCATCTCCGAGACGACCCGCGAGCGCTTCGGCCTGATCCTCGGCCTCGGCGCATCGGCGATCGGATTCTTCCTGGGTATGGCCCACGGCGGACTCTTCGGCGGGCTCTGGTAGCCGCCCCTCGACGCCCCCGCCGCGCATAGGGCGGGGGCCAAGGTTCCGTACGCCCAGACGGGGCGCTCTCGGGGCACAGTAGGCTTCGGCGCGAGAGCCGGAGCCCCTGTACCCATGGGGACACACCAGCCCGAGGAGCGCCCCGAATGAGTCTGACCCTGAGGACCATCAGTCGCGAGCAGCATCTGGCGTATATCCAGAGCCTGCCGTCGGCAAGTCATTGCCAGGTCCCGGCATGGGCGGATGTGAAGAGTGAATGGCGTTCGGAGAACCTGGGCTGGTTCGACGACCGGACCGGCGAACTCGTCGGTGCGGGCCTGGTGCTCTACCGCCAGCTGCCCAAGGTGAAGCGCTACCTCGCCTACCTTCCCGAGGGCCCGGTCATCAATTGGTACGCCCCGAACCTGGACGACTGGCTGCAGCCGATGCTCGCGCATCTGAAGCGGCAGGGCGCCTTCTCCGTGAAGATGGGCCCGCCGGTCGTCATCCGGCGCTGGGACGCTCCCGCGATCAAGTCCGGCATCCAGAACCCGGACGTGAAGCGACTGCGGGACGTCGAGGCCACGCACATCGAGCCGCGTGCCTTCGAAGTCTCCGACCGGCTGCGCAAGATGGGCTGGCAGCAGGGCGAGGACGGCGGCGCCGGCTTCGGTGACGTACAGCCGCGTTATGTCTTCCAAGTCCCGCTGGCCAACCGCTCCTTGGACGAGGTCCTCAAGGGCTTCAACCAGCTGTGGCGACGCAATATCAAGAAGGCTGAGAAGGCCGGCGTCGAGGTCGTCCAGGGCGGTTACGAGGACCTCGCCGAATGGCAGCGCCTCTACGAGATCACCGCGGTCCGCGACAAGTTCCGTCCGCGGCCGCTGGGTTACTTCCAGCAGATGTGGCGGGCCCTCAACTCCGAGGACCCCAACCGCATGCGGCTGTACTTCGCGCGGCACAACGGCGTGAACCTGTCCGCGGCGACGATGCTCGTCGTCGGCGGGCACGTCTGGTACTCCTACGGCGCGTCGGACAACATCGGCCGTGAGGTCAGGCCCTCGAACGCGATGCAGTGGCGGATGCTCCGGGACGCCTACGCGCTCGGCGCCACCGTCTATGACTTGCGGGGCATCTCCGACTCTCTGGACGAGACGGACCACCTCTTCGGACTGATTCAGTTCAAGGTGGGCACGGGTGGAGAGGCTGTCGAGTACATCGGCGAGTGGGACTTCCCGCTCAACAAGCTGCTCCACAAGGCGCTCGACATCTACATGTCGCGTCGCTGACCGCACCGCCCCGGCACAATTCGCGCAACCACGAATAGTCTTCATACCTCTGATACACCGCAGCCACGAGAAAGGTTCCGGGATCCGGCCATGGCGCTCACGCTCTATGTCGACACCGCGCGCTGGCGGGCACACCACAAGCACGTGCTGGAGCAGTTCCCGGGAATCGTCCCGGTCTGCAAGGGCAACGGCTACGGCTTCGGTCATGAGCGCCTCGCGGAAGAAGCGACCCGCTTCGGCTCCGACGTCCTCGCCGTCGGCACCACGTACGAAGCCGCCCGGATCAAGGACTGGTTCAGCGGTGACCTGCTGGTCCTGACCCCGTTCCGGCGGGGCGAGGAGCCCGTGCCGCTGCCCGACCGCGTCATCCGCTCCGTGTCGTCCCTGGACGGCGTACACGGCCTCGTGGGCGCCCGCGTCGTCATCGAGGTCATGTCCTCGATGAAGCGGCACGGCGTGAGCGAGCAGGAGCTCTCACAGCTGCACGCGGCCATCGAGGACGTGCGGCTCGAGGGCTTCGCGATCCACCTGCCGCTGGACCGCACCGACGGCTCGGATGCCGTCGAGGAGGTCATCGGCTGGATGGACCGGCTGCGTGCTGCCCGTCTTCCGCTGCACACGATGTTCGTCAGCCACCTCAAGGCCAACGAACTCGCCCGCCTGCAGCAGCAGTTCCCCCAGACGCGTTTCCGCGCGCGCATCGGTACGCATCTGTGGCTGGGTGACCACGAGGCCACCGAGTACCGCGGCGCCGTCCTGGATGTCACGCAGGTGACCAAGGGCGACCGCTTCGGCTACCGCCAGCAGAAGGTCGCGTCCGACGGCTGG from Streptomyces sp. BA2 encodes:
- a CDS encoding dihydrofolate reductase family protein yields the protein MRKLIFGMNLTLDGYIAAPGDDIGWSVPSDELFQFWSDQLQATDLSLYGRKLWQTMSSYWPTGDQQPNATPAEIEFAHRWRDMSKVVFSSTIDKVDWNTRLVTGDAAAEITRLKAEDGGPMDIGGATLAGAAMRAGLIDEYVLATAPVLVGGGTPFFTALDSWVNLNLVETRTFPCGVILTRYETRR
- the dnaB gene encoding replicative DNA helicase, coding for MSISEPLDDPWADSGPGDRLPASRQRRDGGRGRDEQHDRGREGGGWDGGGTAFERVPPQDLDAEQSVLGGMLLSKDAIADVVEVLKGHDFYRPAHETIYTAILDLYAKGEPADPITAAAELTKRGEITKVGGASYLHTLVQTVPTAANAEYYAEIVHERAVLRRLVEAGTRITQMGYAADGDVDEIVNSAQAEIYAVTEQRTSEDYLPLGDIMEGALDEIEAIGSRSGEMTGVPTGFTDFDSLTNGLHPGQMIVIAARPAMGKSTLALDFARAASIKHNLPSVIFSLEMGRNEIAMRLLSAEARVALHHMRSGTMTDEDWTRLARRMPEVSAAPLYIDDSPNLSMMEIRAKCRRLKQRSDIKMVIIDYLQLMQSGGSKRAESRQQEVSDMSRNLKLLAKELEVPVIALSQLNRGPEQRTDKKPQVSDLRESGSIEQDADMVILLHREDAYEKESPRAGEADIIVGKHRNGPTATITVAFQGHYSRFVDMAQT
- a CDS encoding MATE family efflux transporter, which translates into the protein MTQAPAATKAARRQHDREIIALAVPAFGALVAEPLFVMADSAIVGHLGTAQLAGLGVASALLTTAVSVFVFLAYATTAAVARRVGAGDLQAAIRQGMDGVWLALLLGAAVIAVVLPTAPALVELFGASDTAAPYAITYLRISSLGIPAMLVVLASTGVLRGLQDTKTPLYVAIGGFVANGVLNVVLVYGAGLGIAGSAWGTVIAQCAMAAVYLFVVVRGARRHGASLRPDAAGIRACAQAGAPLLVRTLSLRAILMIATAVAARLGDADVAAHQIILSLWSLLAFALDAIAIAGQAIIGRYLGANDPQGARDVCRRMVQWGIASGVVLGGLVVLARPLFIPLFSSDSVVQDAALPALVVVAISQPICGIVYVLDGVLMGAGDGPYLAWAMLATLAVFAPAALLVPTFGGGLTAVWAAMTLMMAVRMVTLWLRTRSGHWIVTGATR
- the rplI gene encoding 50S ribosomal protein L9 — protein: MKIILTHEVSGLGAAGEVVDVKDGYARNYLIPRNFAIRWTKGGEKDVEQIRRARKIHEIATIEQANEVKAKLEGVKVRLAVRSGDAGRLFGSVTPADVASAIEAAGGPKIDKRRVELGSPIKTLGAHVTSVRLHPEVAAQVNIEVVSA
- the rpsR gene encoding 30S ribosomal protein S18, whose product is MAKPPVRKPKKKVCAFCKDKVTYVDYKDTNMLRKFISDRGKIRARRVTGNCTQHQRDVATAVKNSREMALLPYTSTAR
- a CDS encoding single-stranded DNA-binding protein, coding for MAGETVITVVGNLVDDPELRFTPSGAAVAKFRVASTPRTFDRQTNEWKDGESLFLTCSVWRQAAENVAESLQRGMRVVVQGRLKQRSYEDREGIKRTVYELDVEEVGASLKNATAKVTKTTGRGGQGGGFGGGGGGGQQGGGNWGGGSGGGQQQGGGGAPADDPWATGAPAGGGQQGGGGGWGGSSGGSGGSSGGGYSDEPPF
- the rpsF gene encoding 30S ribosomal protein S6, whose translation is MRHYEVMVILDPDLEERAVSPLIENFLSVVREGNGKVEKVDTWGRRRLSYEIKKKPEGIYSVIDLQAEPAVVKELDRQMNLNESVLRTKVLRPETH
- a CDS encoding lipid II:glycine glycyltransferase FemX encodes the protein MSLTLRTISREQHLAYIQSLPSASHCQVPAWADVKSEWRSENLGWFDDRTGELVGAGLVLYRQLPKVKRYLAYLPEGPVINWYAPNLDDWLQPMLAHLKRQGAFSVKMGPPVVIRRWDAPAIKSGIQNPDVKRLRDVEATHIEPRAFEVSDRLRKMGWQQGEDGGAGFGDVQPRYVFQVPLANRSLDEVLKGFNQLWRRNIKKAEKAGVEVVQGGYEDLAEWQRLYEITAVRDKFRPRPLGYFQQMWRALNSEDPNRMRLYFARHNGVNLSAATMLVVGGHVWYSYGASDNIGREVRPSNAMQWRMLRDAYALGATVYDLRGISDSLDETDHLFGLIQFKVGTGGEAVEYIGEWDFPLNKLLHKALDIYMSRR
- a CDS encoding alanine racemase; this translates as MALTLYVDTARWRAHHKHVLEQFPGIVPVCKGNGYGFGHERLAEEATRFGSDVLAVGTTYEAARIKDWFSGDLLVLTPFRRGEEPVPLPDRVIRSVSSLDGVHGLVGARVVIEVMSSMKRHGVSEQELSQLHAAIEDVRLEGFAIHLPLDRTDGSDAVEEVIGWMDRLRAARLPLHTMFVSHLKANELARLQQQFPQTRFRARIGTHLWLGDHEATEYRGAVLDVTQVTKGDRFGYRQQKVASDGWLVVVAGGTSHGVGLEAPKALHGMVPRAKGVARAGLATVNRNLSPFVWGGKQRWFAEPPHMQVSILFVPSDAPEPKVGEELVAHLRHTTTQFDRIVDR